A genomic region of Persephonella marina EX-H1 contains the following coding sequences:
- the dapE gene encoding succinyl-diaminopimelate desuccinylase, whose amino-acid sequence MREKLKDYLTDLVNIPSVTGNERDIADYVENFLKKLFPEENIIRYNNSIIAFDSINPDKKTISFIGHLDTVPGENEFTGKIIDNRLYGLGASDMKGGLAVMMALAEYFKDRDKRFNCIYVFYEREEGPYDENGLEPLLRNFSIIQRSDLAVVLEPTNNNIQVGCLGTMHASVIFKGKRAHSARPWQGENAIHRSADFLKRLSELKWKEYTFGGLKFVEVMNATMVDYSGGRNIIPDRFVINVNYRFAPGKSIEEAKKDVLDLVKGEAEVQFTDLCPSGKVCLDNPVLQELINRFSLKVEAKQAWTDVARLSLYGVDAVNFGPGDPAQAHQKNEYIPLKNLYENFDILRDFLEG is encoded by the coding sequence ATGAGAGAAAAGCTGAAAGATTATCTGACAGATCTTGTAAATATCCCATCTGTAACTGGAAATGAGAGGGATATTGCTGACTACGTTGAAAACTTTTTAAAAAAGCTCTTTCCTGAAGAGAATATAATCAGATACAACAACTCTATCATCGCTTTTGACAGCATAAACCCTGATAAAAAAACGATCTCATTTATAGGACATCTGGATACCGTTCCAGGTGAGAATGAGTTTACAGGGAAGATCATTGATAACAGGCTTTACGGTCTTGGTGCTTCCGATATGAAAGGTGGTCTTGCTGTTATGATGGCTCTTGCTGAGTATTTCAAAGACAGGGATAAAAGATTTAACTGTATCTATGTGTTTTATGAGAGGGAAGAAGGACCTTACGATGAGAACGGTCTTGAACCACTGCTCAGAAATTTCAGTATCATCCAGAGATCAGATCTTGCTGTCGTTCTTGAACCAACAAACAACAATATACAGGTTGGATGTCTTGGAACTATGCATGCATCTGTAATATTCAAAGGAAAAAGAGCCCACTCAGCAAGACCGTGGCAGGGTGAGAATGCTATACACAGATCTGCAGACTTTCTTAAAAGGCTTTCTGAACTTAAATGGAAGGAGTATACATTTGGCGGACTTAAGTTTGTTGAGGTTATGAATGCAACAATGGTTGATTACTCAGGTGGGAGAAATATAATCCCTGACAGGTTTGTTATAAATGTTAACTACAGGTTTGCACCTGGAAAAAGTATAGAGGAAGCAAAAAAGGATGTATTAGATCTTGTAAAAGGCGAGGCTGAGGTTCAGTTTACAGATCTCTGTCCCTCAGGAAAGGTATGCCTTGATAACCCTGTTCTGCAGGAGCTTATAAACAGATTTTCTCTTAAGGTTGAGGCAAAACAGGCATGGACAGATGTTGCGAGACTTTCACTTTATGGTGTAGACGCTGTAAATTTTGGTCCTGGAGATCCAGCTCAGGCTCACCAGAAGAATGAGTATATTCCTTTAAAAAATCTTTATGAGAACTTTGATATACTGAGGGATTTTTTAGAGGGTTAA
- a CDS encoding IclR family transcriptional regulator, with translation MYRKREKTEYIVHNVDLAFDILFFLAKYPESKLQEIESRIEGSHYQIEKIIEVLINRGYIDFNKKKKTYSLGIKNFEVGYSYISHVEIRKLAKPYLQYLGEKFQENVYLALRSGFEIVYIDSYEVNRSVLVRSRVGRLLPMYASASGKIHLAEMDQDELEEFFKEVKLIPYTNKTITDKNLLLEHIKKVKEQGYAIDDEEWEEEVKCLSVPVRNHTGKVAAALTLSAPSYRVPKERLITEVKDEFIKKASELSEKLGYSKE, from the coding sequence ATGTATAGAAAAAGAGAAAAAACAGAGTATATAGTCCATAATGTAGATCTTGCCTTTGATATTCTCTTTTTCTTAGCAAAGTATCCAGAAAGCAAACTCCAGGAGATAGAAAGCAGAATAGAAGGCTCTCACTATCAGATAGAAAAGATAATTGAGGTTCTTATAAACAGAGGTTACATAGATTTTAATAAAAAGAAAAAAACATACTCACTCGGTATAAAGAATTTTGAGGTAGGATACTCATACATATCACACGTTGAGATAAGAAAACTGGCAAAACCTTATCTTCAGTATCTTGGTGAAAAATTTCAAGAGAATGTTTATCTTGCATTAAGAAGTGGTTTTGAGATCGTATATATAGACTCTTATGAGGTAAACAGATCTGTTCTTGTAAGATCGAGGGTTGGAAGACTCCTACCAATGTACGCATCAGCCTCAGGAAAGATCCATCTTGCGGAGATGGATCAGGATGAGCTTGAGGAGTTTTTTAAAGAGGTAAAACTCATACCATACACAAACAAAACGATAACAGATAAAAACCTTCTCCTTGAGCATATAAAGAAGGTAAAAGAGCAGGGATATGCTATAGATGATGAGGAATGGGAAGAAGAGGTTAAATGTCTTTCTGTCCCTGTTAGAAATCACACAGGCAAGGTGGCAGCAGCTTTAACACTTTCCGCCCCATCATACAGGGTTCCAAAGGAAAGATTAATAACAGAAGTAAAGGACGAGTTTATTAAAAAAGCCTCAGAACTATCTGAGAAACTCGGATACTCAAAGGAATGA
- a CDS encoding radical SAM protein, producing the protein MKLKDIIKDSLNRLFEIETEDHFTVESVYYRGDTLCVSSQLGCPVRCSFCASGMNGLIRNLSYDEIIDQYRIAVSEGMEIKNIAFAGIGEPLLNWENVKKAFYHFKDIGLKASFYTTGFPLKNFKELLELPHNGVSLSLHAVTDEKRKQLIPYGQPLDQILDVFKDHLSKLSRRKRKMYSIAYLLIGGVNDSEEEIQKLSQIARDLQVGVSLLKYNEIDGIDYRSTSDEEYERVFLQLRENGIRVTLSNRYRTRKIGGCGTLMINRTVLTK; encoded by the coding sequence ATGAAGTTAAAGGATATTATAAAAGACAGTCTTAACAGGCTTTTTGAGATAGAAACGGAAGATCATTTCACAGTTGAGTCTGTTTATTACAGAGGTGATACTCTCTGTGTATCATCACAGCTTGGCTGTCCTGTAAGATGCTCATTCTGTGCATCAGGTATGAACGGTCTTATAAGAAATCTCTCATACGATGAGATAATAGATCAGTACAGAATTGCCGTTTCAGAAGGAATGGAAATAAAAAATATAGCTTTTGCAGGGATAGGGGAGCCCCTTCTAAACTGGGAAAATGTTAAAAAGGCTTTTTACCATTTTAAAGATATAGGACTGAAAGCATCTTTTTACACTACAGGTTTTCCACTTAAAAACTTTAAAGAGCTGCTTGAACTACCACACAACGGCGTAAGTCTCTCTCTTCACGCTGTAACAGATGAAAAAAGAAAACAGCTCATACCTTACGGTCAGCCTTTAGACCAGATACTGGATGTGTTTAAGGATCATCTGTCAAAACTATCAAGAAGAAAAAGGAAGATGTACAGTATCGCATACCTCCTGATTGGTGGTGTGAATGACTCTGAGGAAGAGATACAGAAGCTATCCCAGATTGCCAGAGATCTTCAGGTAGGTGTTTCCCTGCTGAAATACAACGAGATAGATGGTATTGATTACAGATCAACATCTGATGAGGAGTATGAGAGGGTTTTCTTACAGCTTAGAGAGAATGGGATAAGGGTTACACTCTCAAACAGGTACAGAACAAGAAAGATAGGCGGCTGCGGAACTTTAATGATAAACAGAACTGTCTTGACAAAATAA
- the alaS gene encoding alanine--tRNA ligase: MKFLTANQIRESFLRYFEERGHTRVKSASIIPETDPTLLFVNAGMVPFKNVFLGLEEKPYKRAVSCQKVFRVSGKHNDLDNVGYTPRHHTFFEMLGNFSFGDYFKREAIQFAWEYLTEVLEIPEEKLLVSVFEEDDEAFEIWNKVIGLPEEKIHRLGVEDNFWSMGETGPCGPCSEIYYDRGEAFGNPELGSPEDIRYLEVWNLVFMQYNRDKDGRLTPLPKPNIDTGMGLERIASVLQGVNSNYETDLFMPLIEFAQSVSGKSYDPEDPGSENTVAMRVIADHLRAITFLISDGVFPSNEGRGYVLRRILRRALRYGMELGIERPFLFEGVDVVVDIMKEPYPELIGNRSFIKNLVKSEEEKFIKTLRKGLEILYDIIQKAKKEGRNHITGKEAFLLYDTYGFPVDLLEDIARDNGFGVDIAEYYKLLEEQKERARASWKSQAKEIKPVYLELKNKLPENVFVGYERLEVDDAQILSVLKEDREVDTLHEGETGEIVLDVTPFYPEKGGQVGDRGIIEGDGFLFDVVDTQTPVEGIIVHRGKVIHGTVKKGETVSAKVDKDTRLDIMRHHTATHLLHAALRNLLGDHVKQAGSLVHPDYLRFDFTHFESLTDEDIKRVEELVNEEIMKNEPVICKEMPYDEAIKSGAIAIFDEKYGDTVRVISAGISTELCGGTHVSRTGDIGYFKIISETAVASGTRRIEAVAGRKAVERGLREHFLIENVKRALTAKEDEIIDKIETLKLKLKEAQREIENIKKKSVVDRITDILTVEEKEGIKIAYGSVEGLQPNDLRDLADVARSKLGRSVVMIASVDKEKNKVNFIVAVSKDLTDRIKAGEIVKKVAPALGGKGGGRPDMAQGGGTEPSKLKEAFNIFRKEI, from the coding sequence TTGAAGTTTCTTACAGCAAATCAGATCAGGGAGAGTTTCTTAAGATATTTTGAGGAAAGGGGGCATACAAGGGTAAAATCTGCTTCCATAATACCTGAGACAGATCCAACACTACTGTTTGTGAATGCAGGGATGGTTCCCTTTAAAAATGTATTCCTTGGACTTGAGGAGAAACCTTATAAAAGGGCTGTATCCTGTCAGAAGGTTTTCAGGGTTTCAGGTAAACATAACGATCTTGATAATGTTGGATATACACCGAGACACCACACATTTTTTGAGATGTTAGGTAACTTTTCTTTTGGTGATTACTTTAAGAGAGAGGCTATCCAGTTTGCATGGGAGTATCTGACTGAAGTTTTAGAGATACCTGAAGAAAAACTGCTTGTTTCTGTTTTTGAGGAGGATGATGAGGCTTTTGAGATATGGAATAAGGTTATAGGTCTTCCTGAGGAGAAAATTCACCGACTTGGTGTTGAGGATAACTTCTGGTCAATGGGTGAGACGGGACCCTGTGGACCGTGTTCAGAGATATACTATGACAGAGGAGAGGCTTTCGGAAATCCAGAGCTTGGATCACCCGAGGATATAAGATACCTTGAGGTCTGGAATCTTGTTTTTATGCAGTACAACAGAGATAAGGACGGAAGGTTAACGCCACTCCCAAAACCTAATATAGATACAGGAATGGGACTTGAGAGGATAGCATCTGTTCTCCAGGGTGTAAACTCAAACTATGAGACAGACCTTTTTATGCCTCTTATAGAGTTTGCACAGTCTGTATCAGGAAAGAGTTATGATCCTGAGGATCCAGGATCTGAAAATACTGTTGCGATGAGGGTTATCGCTGATCATCTCAGAGCTATAACATTCCTTATATCCGACGGTGTTTTCCCTTCAAATGAAGGAAGGGGATACGTTCTTAGAAGAATACTGAGAAGGGCTTTAAGATACGGAATGGAGCTCGGCATAGAAAGACCTTTCCTTTTTGAGGGTGTTGATGTTGTTGTTGACATAATGAAAGAGCCTTACCCTGAGCTTATAGGAAACAGAAGTTTCATAAAAAATCTTGTTAAGTCTGAAGAGGAGAAGTTTATAAAAACATTAAGAAAAGGCCTGGAGATACTTTACGATATAATTCAGAAAGCTAAAAAAGAAGGAAGAAATCATATAACAGGTAAAGAGGCATTTTTACTTTACGATACGTACGGATTTCCGGTGGATCTTCTTGAGGATATAGCGAGGGATAACGGTTTTGGCGTTGATATAGCAGAGTATTACAAACTTCTTGAAGAGCAGAAGGAAAGGGCGAGAGCTTCATGGAAATCACAGGCGAAGGAGATAAAACCTGTATATCTTGAGCTGAAAAATAAGCTTCCTGAGAATGTTTTTGTAGGATACGAAAGATTAGAGGTTGATGATGCACAGATCCTTTCTGTTCTGAAGGAAGATAGAGAGGTTGACACACTCCATGAAGGTGAGACAGGTGAGATAGTTCTTGATGTAACCCCATTTTACCCTGAAAAAGGCGGTCAGGTTGGAGACAGGGGAATAATTGAGGGTGATGGATTTTTATTTGATGTTGTAGATACACAGACACCTGTTGAAGGGATTATAGTTCACAGGGGAAAGGTTATACACGGTACTGTTAAAAAAGGTGAGACTGTATCTGCAAAGGTAGATAAGGATACGAGACTTGATATTATGAGACATCACACAGCAACACACCTTTTACATGCTGCACTTAGAAACCTTCTCGGAGATCATGTTAAGCAGGCAGGATCACTTGTTCATCCTGATTATCTCAGGTTTGATTTTACCCATTTTGAGTCCCTAACTGATGAGGATATAAAAAGGGTTGAGGAGCTTGTAAATGAAGAGATAATGAAGAACGAGCCTGTTATCTGTAAGGAGATGCCTTATGATGAGGCTATAAAATCAGGAGCTATAGCCATATTTGATGAGAAGTATGGAGATACTGTGAGGGTTATATCGGCAGGAATATCAACTGAGCTATGTGGTGGAACTCATGTGAGCAGAACGGGTGATATAGGATACTTTAAGATAATATCTGAAACGGCTGTTGCTTCAGGAACAAGGAGGATTGAGGCTGTTGCAGGAAGAAAGGCTGTGGAAAGAGGCCTTAGAGAACATTTCCTTATTGAGAATGTAAAAAGAGCTCTTACTGCGAAGGAAGATGAGATAATAGACAAGATAGAAACACTTAAGCTTAAGCTTAAAGAGGCTCAGAGGGAGATAGAGAACATAAAGAAAAAGTCTGTTGTTGATAGAATTACAGATATACTTACAGTGGAAGAGAAGGAAGGAATAAAGATAGCATACGGCTCAGTTGAAGGATTACAGCCTAATGATCTTAGAGATCTTGCGGATGTTGCAAGATCAAAACTTGGAAGATCTGTTGTTATGATAGCATCAGTAGATAAGGAGAAGAACAAGGTTAACTTTATTGTTGCAGTATCAAAGGATCTTACTGACAGAATAAAGGCAGGTGAGATAGTAAAAAAAGTTGCTCCTGCATTAGGTGGAAAAGGTGGAGGGAGACCTGATATGGCACAGGGTGGCGGAACTGAACCATCAAAGCTTAAAGAGGCCTTCAATATCTTCCGAAAAGAGATCTAA
- a CDS encoding PPC domain-containing DNA-binding protein — translation MNYKKIDDIYLLCLQEGERVIGSIERFVETEGIISGFFWAVGAIRNVELGIFDIEEKDYIKAIFKDYYEIVSCHGNISVDPESKKPVIHTHISIADKNFKLFGGHLFEAEVTVTFEMILLPVTVPIHRNINQKFNLKLWKVI, via the coding sequence ATGAACTACAAAAAGATAGATGATATTTACCTCCTATGCCTTCAGGAGGGGGAAAGGGTAATAGGATCAATAGAGAGGTTTGTTGAGACAGAAGGGATAATCTCTGGATTTTTCTGGGCTGTTGGTGCTATAAGAAATGTTGAGCTGGGAATATTTGATATAGAGGAGAAGGATTACATAAAGGCTATCTTTAAGGATTATTACGAAATAGTCTCCTGTCACGGAAATATATCTGTTGATCCGGAAAGTAAAAAACCTGTAATACATACACATATATCAATAGCTGACAAAAACTTTAAACTTTTTGGTGGGCATCTTTTTGAGGCTGAAGTGACGGTAACATTTGAGATGATTTTACTTCCTGTTACCGTCCCGATTCACAGAAATATCAATCAGAAATTCAATCTGAAGCTGTGGAAGGTTATATGA
- a CDS encoding YqhA family protein produces the protein MGLIEKIIERLLWESRLMIFLAVVASIFAAFVLVLIGTFEIVYVLKGSVKLFGEKEVFEDFYKYAIKHIVTAVDIYLIATVLLIFGIGLYELFISKIDYIEQEEKSSKILEIHTLDQLKEKLAKVILMVLIVTFFKYAIDFQYKDIKSLLFLSMGIFLVSLSIYMMHKGKDKK, from the coding sequence TTGGGCCTTATTGAAAAGATAATTGAAAGACTGCTCTGGGAAAGCAGACTTATGATATTTTTAGCTGTTGTGGCAAGTATATTCGCAGCTTTCGTCCTTGTTCTTATAGGAACTTTTGAGATCGTTTATGTTCTTAAAGGATCTGTCAAACTATTTGGAGAAAAGGAAGTATTTGAGGATTTTTATAAGTACGCGATAAAACATATAGTTACAGCTGTTGATATCTATCTTATAGCAACCGTTCTCCTCATTTTTGGTATAGGTCTTTATGAGCTTTTTATAAGCAAGATTGATTATATTGAACAGGAGGAAAAGTCATCAAAGATACTTGAGATACATACACTTGACCAGTTAAAGGAGAAGCTCGCCAAGGTTATTCTTATGGTTCTAATAGTTACATTCTTTAAGTATGCTATAGATTTTCAGTACAAAGATATTAAAAGCCTTCTCTTCTTAAGTATGGGTATATTTCTTGTCTCACTTTCCATATATATGATGCATAAAGGAAAGGATAAAAAATAG
- the ccsA gene encoding cytochrome c biogenesis protein CcsA produces the protein MLKIILVASLMSYFLSSLVFWMYIFTKKKIGERVGFSFFGIGFLLQLLYIGIRDIQEKSFAVATAKELPFFLAFLLAVVFYGLSLKYKKQLRDFGSIFAPINVFLIAMTLPNVGTDQQLYKNFWFYAHVILSMMAYAFIIAAAVVAFVYILTERDLKKKKLDSFLVSKFSSSLVLLQDIEYKSNVLAFITLSLALIASSVWSSVYLGKHWIWDLKQLALSFLWIYYGFIIHIMVIKHEKGKKASYLTVLGGFFAFIIYWFVKHPIY, from the coding sequence ATGCTGAAAATAATACTGGTAGCCTCCCTGATGTCCTACTTTTTATCATCCCTTGTTTTCTGGATGTACATATTTACAAAGAAAAAGATCGGAGAAAGGGTAGGTTTCTCATTTTTTGGTATAGGATTTCTTTTACAGCTTCTTTATATAGGGATAAGGGATATACAGGAGAAGAGTTTTGCTGTTGCAACAGCAAAAGAGCTTCCATTTTTCCTCGCTTTTTTACTTGCTGTTGTTTTTTACGGACTGTCTCTCAAGTATAAAAAACAGCTCAGGGATTTTGGATCTATATTTGCACCTATAAATGTTTTTCTAATAGCTATGACACTTCCAAATGTTGGGACCGATCAACAGCTTTATAAGAATTTCTGGTTTTATGCCCATGTTATCCTGTCTATGATGGCTTACGCTTTTATAATTGCAGCTGCTGTTGTTGCATTTGTGTATATACTTACAGAGAGGGATCTTAAGAAGAAAAAGCTTGACTCATTTCTTGTTTCTAAATTCTCATCTTCTCTTGTTCTGCTCCAGGATATAGAGTACAAATCAAATGTTCTTGCGTTTATAACACTATCACTTGCACTTATAGCCTCATCTGTATGGTCAAGTGTATATCTTGGGAAACACTGGATATGGGATCTTAAACAGCTTGCGCTTTCATTCCTCTGGATTTACTACGGTTTTATAATACATATTATGGTGATAAAACATGAGAAGGGTAAGAAAGCCTCCTATCTGACAGTTCTTGGAGGCTTTTTCGCTTTTATTATCTACTGGTTTGTGAAACATCCTATCTATTGA
- the pyrE gene encoding orotate phosphoribosyltransferase — protein sequence MDYRERLKEMINERALKVSDRPIFKLSSGKMSTYYMDLRTITLDPEGGFIIGNLIFEMIKDRNPDAVGGLTLGADPISYATALISYINRKPIKPFVVRKEPKGHGTGKQIEGNVKPGEKVFIVEDVVTTAGSSLKAAKVARDFGLEILGIIAIVDREEGGEENIRKEGFDFFPVFKISEFLNR from the coding sequence TTGGATTACAGGGAAAGACTTAAAGAGATGATAAATGAAAGGGCTTTAAAGGTTTCCGACAGGCCTATATTCAAACTCTCATCTGGAAAGATGAGTACTTACTATATGGATTTAAGAACGATAACACTTGATCCTGAAGGTGGTTTTATAATAGGCAATCTTATATTTGAGATGATAAAGGATAGAAATCCTGATGCCGTTGGTGGTCTCACACTTGGTGCTGATCCCATCTCTTACGCTACAGCATTGATCTCATACATAAACAGAAAACCTATAAAACCTTTTGTTGTAAGAAAAGAGCCTAAAGGACACGGAACAGGAAAACAGATAGAGGGAAACGTCAAGCCAGGAGAGAAGGTTTTTATTGTTGAGGATGTTGTTACAACAGCAGGATCATCACTAAAGGCAGCAAAAGTTGCCAGAGATTTTGGACTTGAGATATTAGGTATAATAGCGATAGTTGACAGAGAGGAAGGTGGAGAGGAGAACATAAGAAAAGAAGGGTTTGATTTCTTCCCTGTATTTAAGATCTCGGAATTTCTCAATAGATAG
- a CDS encoding nitrilase-related carbon-nitrogen hydrolase, whose product MLVYALQVNLELGNTEKNIEKVFSYIKKVKKGSLVLLPEMFSCGFDNENLDIHVKETPSIYKQLKKISHEKHLVISGTLPEKSRSGIYNKAFVIDNGEIVYKQAKVKLFRPTGEHKYYRAGKNFDVTESSNGNLGIMICFELRFPNISYTLRKKGVEIILVPAQWGKPRKKHLEILSQARAIEDQAFVIVSNTTGRIGDIDYAGSSGIYDPWGEPLAFIDEEEGMIEADINLNDIYKIRRKIRMDI is encoded by the coding sequence ATGCTCGTTTATGCCTTACAGGTCAATCTTGAGCTTGGAAATACAGAAAAAAATATTGAAAAGGTTTTCTCATATATAAAAAAGGTTAAGAAAGGTTCCCTTGTACTACTTCCGGAGATGTTCAGCTGCGGCTTTGATAACGAAAATTTAGACATACATGTTAAAGAAACACCTTCCATTTACAAACAGCTGAAAAAGATATCACATGAAAAACATCTTGTTATATCAGGAACACTACCCGAGAAGTCAAGAAGCGGGATATACAACAAGGCATTCGTTATAGACAATGGTGAGATCGTTTACAAACAGGCGAAGGTAAAGCTCTTCAGGCCAACAGGAGAACACAAATACTACAGGGCAGGAAAAAATTTTGATGTAACAGAAAGCTCAAACGGGAATCTTGGGATAATGATATGTTTTGAACTCAGATTTCCAAATATCTCCTATACACTCAGGAAAAAAGGGGTTGAGATCATACTCGTTCCTGCACAGTGGGGAAAACCACGTAAAAAACATCTTGAGATACTTTCACAGGCAAGGGCTATAGAGGATCAGGCATTTGTTATAGTGAGCAACACAACGGGGAGGATAGGAGATATTGATTACGCAGGAAGCTCAGGAATATACGATCCCTGGGGTGAACCCCTTGCCTTTATCGATGAAGAGGAGGGAATGATTGAGGCTGATATAAATCTTAATGATATCTACAAGATAAGAAGAAAAATAAGGATGGATATATAG
- the purL gene encoding phosphoribosylformylglycinamidine synthase subunit PurL: MEEKVLSAHGLTLDEYKRIVQLIGREPNEVELGIFGALWSEHCSYKSSKPFLKVFPTDAPWVIQGPGENAGVVEIDDKYAVAFKIESHNHPSYIEPFHGAATGVGGIIRDILSMGARPVCAFDSLRFGDVRNDGKRKSIKDAKPIVQGVVKGIGFYGNCIGVPTVGGEVVFDEVYAGNPLVNAFCLGILEKDKMFRARATKVGQKMVMVGSSTGRDGIHGATMASAEFSEESESKRPNVQIGDPFFGKRLIECTLEVMQKGLIVGCQDFGAAGFAGSTSEFGSKSGMGVRVYLENVPLREEGMTPYEILLSESQERMLYAVDEENVDQVIKIAKSYGLEAAVIGETTDTKRMEVFYKGEKVADLPISAIVDDAPVYNRPRKEPEYLKETRAFDQNSLPEVDIKEAIRTVLFSPTIAKKEWVYRQYDHEVGINTVVKPGSDAAVLRVRWAVKPEINSEKAVAISSDGNGRWVYLDPYEGGKRVVVEAVRNVYISGAKPLAITDCLNWGNPENPEIMWQFEQATKGMADACRQLNTPVISGNVSLYNETVLPDRRINIYPTPTVVAVGVLDRPEDAIPSFYQEEGDIVVLIGELDRNPTVNGSEYLKEVHGVVSGSIPPVNIEIEKKMMEFIHKNRDRIKSAHDVSDGGLITAILESAFGEERTFGLDIQIKTDHRPDFELFDEMRSIVVISASEEDIPYLEAKARELALGFKVVGVVKDSSYLDLKIGDLHITDSMEELRKGWENRLKDLLG; encoded by the coding sequence ATGGAAGAGAAAGTTCTTTCAGCACATGGACTGACTTTAGATGAGTATAAAAGGATAGTTCAGCTTATAGGCAGGGAACCTAATGAGGTTGAGCTCGGTATATTCGGTGCTTTATGGAGTGAACACTGTTCATATAAATCATCAAAGCCTTTCCTGAAGGTATTTCCAACAGATGCACCATGGGTTATACAGGGACCTGGAGAGAATGCAGGTGTTGTTGAGATAGATGATAAGTATGCTGTAGCTTTCAAGATAGAGAGTCATAACCATCCCTCTTATATAGAGCCTTTTCATGGAGCGGCAACAGGTGTTGGTGGAATTATAAGGGATATTCTCTCAATGGGAGCAAGACCTGTATGTGCTTTTGACAGCCTCAGGTTTGGGGATGTCAGAAATGATGGAAAAAGAAAAAGCATAAAGGATGCAAAACCTATAGTTCAGGGTGTTGTTAAAGGTATTGGATTTTACGGAAACTGTATAGGTGTTCCAACAGTTGGTGGAGAAGTCGTATTTGATGAGGTTTATGCTGGAAATCCCCTTGTAAACGCCTTCTGTCTTGGGATACTTGAGAAGGACAAGATGTTCAGAGCGAGGGCTACAAAGGTAGGACAGAAGATGGTTATGGTAGGCTCCTCAACAGGTAGAGATGGGATACATGGAGCAACAATGGCATCAGCTGAGTTTTCTGAGGAGTCTGAATCAAAAAGACCTAATGTCCAGATAGGTGATCCATTTTTTGGGAAAAGGCTTATTGAGTGTACTCTTGAGGTTATGCAGAAAGGTCTTATTGTAGGATGTCAGGATTTTGGAGCTGCTGGTTTTGCAGGATCAACATCAGAGTTTGGATCAAAATCAGGAATGGGTGTGAGGGTCTATCTTGAGAATGTTCCTTTAAGGGAAGAGGGAATGACACCTTATGAGATACTGCTATCTGAATCACAGGAAAGGATGCTATATGCTGTTGATGAGGAAAATGTTGATCAGGTTATAAAAATAGCAAAATCCTACGGTCTTGAGGCAGCTGTTATAGGAGAGACAACAGACACAAAAAGGATGGAAGTTTTTTATAAAGGTGAGAAGGTGGCTGATCTTCCAATATCAGCTATCGTTGATGATGCACCTGTTTATAACAGACCTAGAAAGGAGCCTGAGTATCTTAAGGAGACAAGAGCTTTTGATCAGAACAGTCTCCCTGAGGTTGATATTAAAGAGGCTATTAGGACAGTTCTTTTTTCACCAACGATAGCAAAGAAGGAGTGGGTTTACAGACAGTATGACCATGAGGTTGGTATAAACACTGTTGTGAAACCTGGAAGTGATGCTGCGGTTTTAAGGGTAAGATGGGCTGTTAAGCCTGAGATAAACTCTGAAAAAGCTGTTGCCATATCGTCAGACGGAAATGGGAGATGGGTATACCTTGATCCTTATGAAGGCGGCAAAAGGGTTGTTGTTGAGGCTGTGAGAAATGTTTATATATCTGGGGCAAAACCCCTTGCGATAACTGACTGTCTTAACTGGGGAAATCCTGAGAATCCTGAGATAATGTGGCAGTTTGAACAGGCAACAAAAGGGATGGCAGATGCCTGCAGGCAGCTTAACACGCCGGTTATAAGCGGTAATGTCTCCCTGTACAACGAGACGGTTTTACCTGATAGAAGGATAAATATATATCCTACTCCTACTGTTGTGGCTGTAGGTGTTCTTGACAGACCTGAAGATGCTATACCTTCCTTTTACCAGGAAGAGGGAGATATTGTTGTTCTTATAGGTGAGTTAGACAGAAATCCTACAGTTAACGGCAGTGAGTATCTTAAAGAGGTTCACGGAGTAGTTTCAGGGTCTATACCACCTGTAAATATTGAGATAGAGAAAAAGATGATGGAATTTATTCATAAGAACAGGGATAGGATAAAATCAGCCCATGATGTATCGGATGGTGGGCTGATAACAGCCATACTGGAATCAGCATTTGGAGAGGAAAGAACATTTGGACTTGATATACAGATAAAAACGGATCACAGACCTGATTTTGAGCTTTTTGATGAGATGAGGAGTATTGTTGTTATATCAGCTTCAGAGGAAGATATCCCCTATCTTGAGGCAAAGGCAAGGGAACTTGCTTTAGGCTTCAAGGTTGTAGGAGTTGTAAAGGACAGCTCTTATCTTGATCTTAAGATAGGAGATCTCCATATAACTGACAGTATGGAAGAGTTGAGAAAAGGTTGGGAAAACAGGCTTAAAGATCTACTTGGATAA